In Vibrio lentus, a single genomic region encodes these proteins:
- the xthA gene encoding exodeoxyribonuclease III: MKVISFNINGLRARLHQLQAIIDKHQPDVIGLQEIKVHDEAFPLADVEAMGYKVYFHGQKAHYGVAMLCKQEPISVQKGFPTDNEDHQKRMIMATFEDENGEKVTVLNGYFPQGDNIKHETKYPYKRQFYKDLMTYLNDYHNKDEQVIVMGDINISPIDADIGIGEPNAKRWLKTGKCSFQPEEREWLKTLMDWGFVDSFRLLHPEVNDQYSWFDYRSKGFVDNRGLRIDVVLATQKLADKCTEAGIDYELRGIEKPSDHAPIWSTFK, from the coding sequence ATGAAAGTAATTAGCTTTAACATCAACGGCCTTAGAGCCCGCCTTCACCAACTGCAAGCGATTATCGACAAACACCAACCTGACGTGATTGGTCTTCAAGAAATTAAAGTGCACGATGAAGCCTTTCCGCTCGCTGATGTTGAAGCGATGGGTTACAAGGTTTACTTCCATGGCCAAAAAGCGCACTACGGTGTAGCTATGCTGTGTAAGCAAGAGCCTATCTCTGTACAGAAGGGGTTTCCTACAGACAATGAAGACCATCAAAAGCGTATGATCATGGCGACGTTTGAAGACGAAAACGGTGAAAAAGTTACCGTGCTTAATGGCTACTTCCCTCAAGGGGACAATATCAAGCACGAGACTAAATACCCATACAAGCGTCAATTCTACAAAGACTTGATGACTTACCTAAATGACTATCACAACAAAGATGAACAAGTGATCGTGATGGGCGACATCAATATCAGCCCTATCGACGCAGACATCGGCATCGGTGAACCAAACGCGAAACGTTGGTTGAAAACCGGTAAGTGTTCTTTCCAACCAGAAGAACGCGAATGGTTGAAAACACTGATGGATTGGGGTTTTGTGGACAGCTTCCGTTTACTACATCCTGAAGTGAACGATCAATACTCGTGGTTTGATTACCGCTCAAAAGGCTTCGTGGACAACCGCGGCCTACGAATCGACGTGGTACTGGCGACCCAGAAACTTGCTGATAAATGTACTGAAGCAGGCATCGACTACGAACTGCGTGGCATTGAAAAACCGTCAGATCACGCTCCGATTTGGTCGACGTTTAAGTAA
- a CDS encoding ABC transporter permease, protein MDFSLIIESLPIYLSGLWTTAWMVCVALIIGLCVAIPLAISRNSPNMLINAPAWSFIYFFRGTPLLVQLYLIYYGMDQFFPVKDTLWENAWFCALVAFILNTSAYTAEIIRGAINGLPKGEVEAAKAYGMSTPKTYRRIILPSALRRALPAYSNEVIFMLHGSAVAGIVTIMDLTGAARLVNSRYYAPFESFLTAGLFYMALTFIIIAIFKFAEKRFLAYLRPLN, encoded by the coding sequence ATGGACTTTTCATTGATAATTGAAAGCCTGCCGATTTACCTTAGTGGTTTATGGACAACGGCTTGGATGGTTTGTGTAGCTTTGATTATTGGCTTATGTGTAGCCATACCATTAGCTATCTCTCGCAACAGCCCAAATATGCTGATTAACGCTCCTGCTTGGTCGTTCATCTATTTCTTCCGTGGTACGCCATTATTGGTGCAGTTGTACCTGATTTACTACGGAATGGATCAATTCTTCCCTGTAAAAGATACCTTATGGGAAAACGCATGGTTCTGTGCATTGGTTGCGTTTATTCTGAACACGTCGGCTTATACTGCTGAAATCATCCGTGGTGCTATTAACGGGTTACCGAAAGGTGAAGTGGAAGCAGCAAAAGCATATGGCATGAGTACACCGAAGACATACCGCCGTATCATTCTGCCAAGTGCTCTTCGTCGAGCGTTACCGGCTTACAGTAATGAAGTTATCTTTATGCTTCACGGTTCAGCGGTAGCGGGCATCGTAACGATTATGGATTTGACGGGTGCTGCACGTTTGGTGAACTCACGTTACTACGCTCCATTCGAATCTTTCTTAACAGCAGGTCTGTTCTACATGGCGCTAACGTTTATCATCATCGCGATCTTCAAGTTCGCAGAGAAACGTTTCCTCGCTTACCTAAGACCGCTTAACTGA
- a CDS encoding ABC transporter permease, with amino-acid sequence MFDLQGYEASILKGAVLTIEVALLSLILAMVLGMLGALAKLAPYRWARAIATLYTTVIRGIPDLVLMMLIFFGGQILLNNSLYSINEWLNEWFTSSDPNHEWTAYLPDYIDVSPFIAGVLTIGFIFGAYMAETFRGAIMAVDSGEMEAAKAYGMGPVLAFRRILLPQMIRHALPGFGNNWLVLLKTTALVSIIGLEDMVRVSALAAGSTKMPFTFYMTVALIFLFFTSVSTGLLKLVERKFSIHAR; translated from the coding sequence GGGCGGTGCTTACGATCGAAGTTGCCTTGCTGTCGCTAATTTTAGCTATGGTTCTTGGTATGCTAGGTGCCTTAGCTAAACTCGCGCCTTATCGCTGGGCTCGTGCTATCGCAACCCTCTACACAACCGTTATTCGAGGCATTCCTGACCTCGTATTGATGATGTTGATTTTCTTTGGTGGACAAATCCTTTTAAACAACAGTTTGTATTCCATCAATGAGTGGCTCAATGAATGGTTCACGTCGAGTGACCCTAACCATGAGTGGACCGCTTACTTACCTGATTATATTGATGTCAGCCCATTTATTGCCGGTGTCTTAACGATTGGCTTTATCTTCGGTGCCTACATGGCTGAAACCTTCCGTGGTGCCATCATGGCTGTTGATAGCGGCGAAATGGAAGCGGCAAAGGCCTATGGTATGGGCCCTGTATTAGCGTTCCGTCGTATCCTGCTTCCGCAAATGATTCGTCATGCACTGCCGGGTTTTGGTAACAACTGGTTGGTTTTACTTAAGACCACCGCATTGGTTTCGATTATCGGTTTAGAAGACATGGTACGTGTTAGCGCATTGGCTGCAGGTTCAACCAAAATGCCATTTACCTTTTATATGACAGTGGCACTTATTTTCCTATTCTTCACCAGTGTTTCGACGGGCTTGCTTAAGTTGGTTGAACGCAAATTTAGTATCCACGCGAGGTAG
- a CDS encoding S9 family peptidase, with protein MRFALTTLAVSVALVAGCSNQGIPTMNHYSQSQLIAQQTKAPVAKKVPHAMTIHGDTRIDDYYWMRDDERQDPEILQHLEQENQYAETVLKHTDALQEQLFDEIKGRIAKDDNSVPVRKGSYFYSNEVTGDNEYEVHLRATDFAGTNKQVILDVNALAKEHEFFSIGSLTISPNENLLAYGEDTLSRRVYTIKIKDLTTGEYLTDEIEGASSSIAWQNDNQAFYYIKKDPQTLLGYQVFRHVLGTPQTNDELIYEETDTAYYTGLSKSKDGQQVYIWHSSTETSGVSVIDANDPHARAEPFYPQETGIEYSIAKLGDWYYIYTNYQAVNFRLMKVTTEDMHDRSKWVDVIPADDNTQLVDFELFDDHLVYEQRANGLSTVKVRQLSTGKEFPLEFNDAAFAAYLTGNNELDNSKVRVYYSSLTTPGTYYDFDLNSGESELMKQTPVLGDFEADNYQSERIMVTARDGKQVPVSLVYRKDLFKKNGTNPIYQYGYGSYGSTIEPTFRSARLSLLDRGFVYAIAHIRGSEMLGRPWYEDGKKLTKQNTFNDFVDVTKGLVEEGYGAQDKVFAVGGSAGGLLMGAIINQAPELYRGIGAHVPFVDVVTTMLDESIPLTTNEYDEWGNPNDKTYYEYMLSYSPYDNIKVQNYPNMLVTTGLHDSQVQYFEPMKWVAKLREMKTDNNVLLFKTDMEAGHGGASGRFKRLKEDALEYAFFLDLLKTQ; from the coding sequence ATGCGTTTCGCTCTAACCACATTAGCCGTATCGGTCGCGCTTGTCGCCGGATGCAGCAATCAAGGAATACCGACCATGAACCACTACTCTCAATCGCAACTTATCGCTCAGCAAACCAAAGCCCCCGTTGCTAAGAAAGTCCCTCATGCAATGACGATTCATGGTGACACTAGAATCGATGATTATTACTGGATGCGCGATGACGAACGCCAAGACCCAGAGATCTTGCAACACCTTGAGCAAGAGAATCAGTACGCAGAGACTGTGTTGAAACACACTGATGCATTACAAGAACAGTTATTTGATGAGATCAAAGGCCGAATCGCGAAAGATGACAATTCGGTACCAGTTCGTAAAGGCAGCTACTTCTATTCAAATGAAGTCACGGGTGACAACGAATACGAAGTTCACTTGCGTGCAACAGACTTTGCAGGCACAAACAAGCAAGTCATCTTAGACGTTAACGCACTGGCAAAAGAACACGAATTCTTCAGTATTGGCAGCTTAACGATCAGTCCAAACGAAAACTTGTTGGCCTATGGCGAAGATACGCTGAGCCGTCGTGTTTACACCATTAAGATTAAAGACCTCACGACCGGTGAATATCTAACTGATGAAATTGAAGGTGCCTCGAGTTCAATTGCCTGGCAAAACGACAACCAGGCCTTCTATTACATCAAGAAAGATCCACAAACGCTGCTAGGTTACCAAGTTTTCCGCCATGTCTTAGGCACACCTCAGACAAACGATGAGTTGATTTACGAAGAAACCGACACTGCTTACTACACTGGCTTAAGTAAGAGTAAAGATGGTCAACAGGTGTACATTTGGCACTCGAGCACAGAAACCAGCGGTGTTTCAGTCATAGATGCCAACGACCCACACGCGAGAGCGGAACCTTTTTACCCACAAGAAACGGGCATTGAGTACAGCATCGCTAAATTGGGTGACTGGTACTACATCTACACCAACTACCAAGCCGTCAACTTCCGTTTAATGAAAGTCACAACCGAAGACATGCACGACCGTTCAAAATGGGTCGATGTCATCCCAGCCGATGACAATACTCAACTTGTCGATTTCGAACTGTTTGATGACCATCTTGTTTACGAGCAACGTGCAAATGGCTTATCTACAGTGAAAGTACGTCAACTATCAACGGGCAAAGAGTTCCCACTAGAGTTCAATGACGCCGCTTTTGCCGCTTACCTGACTGGTAACAATGAATTAGATAACTCAAAAGTTCGTGTCTACTACAGCAGCTTAACCACGCCAGGTACTTACTATGATTTCGATCTAAATTCAGGTGAATCCGAACTCATGAAGCAAACACCCGTATTAGGTGATTTCGAAGCGGATAACTACCAATCAGAGCGAATCATGGTGACGGCTCGCGATGGTAAGCAAGTACCTGTCTCTTTGGTTTATCGCAAAGACTTATTCAAGAAAAACGGTACGAACCCAATCTACCAATATGGCTATGGATCTTACGGTTCCACGATTGAACCGACCTTCCGCTCAGCTCGTCTAAGCCTACTTGATCGAGGCTTCGTTTATGCGATCGCACATATTCGCGGTTCAGAAATGCTTGGGCGCCCTTGGTATGAGGATGGCAAGAAACTGACCAAACAAAACACATTTAACGATTTTGTCGATGTAACCAAAGGGCTTGTTGAAGAAGGCTACGGAGCTCAAGATAAAGTATTTGCGGTGGGCGGCTCTGCTGGCGGTCTGTTGATGGGCGCAATCATCAACCAAGCACCAGAACTGTACCGTGGTATTGGCGCACATGTTCCGTTTGTAGACGTGGTAACAACCATGCTTGATGAATCGATTCCTCTAACCACAAACGAATATGACGAATGGGGCAATCCGAACGATAAAACCTACTACGAATACATGCTGAGTTACTCGCCATACGACAACATTAAGGTACAAAACTACCCGAATATGCTGGTAACAACAGGTCTGCATGACTCACAGGTACAGTACTTTGAGCCAATGAAGTGGGTGGCGAAACTGCGTGAAATGAAAACAGACAACAATGTGCTGTTGTTCAAAACCGATATGGAAGCCGGTCACGGTGGTGCTTCTGGTCGATTTAAACGATTGAAAGAAGACGCACTTGAATATGCCTTCTTTTTAGACTTGCTAAAAACTCAGTAA
- the emrD gene encoding multidrug efflux MFS transporter EmrD, which yields MSASFPLAKLTFLIAILTAVGQMTQTMYVPSIGHMSGEFLVSASSLQAVMACYLIPYGLSQFVYGPLSDRLGRKPIIVAGLIIYIIGTLIALFAHEYEWFLAGSFIQGLGIGCGGAMSRTLTRDCFEGAELHRANSLISMCVIFSPLMAPVLGGYLTEAFGWRSSYLFLALFGIAVVITMMTSMMETLPKERRKHESVVNSYKFVLSDKRFQGFLLILVATFAGVAVFEAAAGVLLGGVLGLPATTVSLLFVLPIPGYLVGAGLSSYIAQRRSERRALNVGLVSILVGSAVVLIPGLFGQTTALTLIGGATIYFLGAGILFPAATTGALSPFPYHAGTGGAILGGMQNLGAGIATLLASFFPAQDQLPLGCLMIAMSFIVMLGLRWVNRKHDHSNEMPLAI from the coding sequence ATGTCTGCCTCGTTTCCATTAGCGAAACTTACCTTTTTAATCGCGATCCTGACTGCCGTAGGTCAAATGACTCAAACGATGTACGTGCCTTCTATCGGTCATATGTCGGGTGAGTTCTTGGTTTCTGCGTCTTCACTTCAAGCGGTGATGGCGTGTTACCTGATCCCTTATGGTCTGTCACAATTTGTCTACGGCCCACTTTCTGATCGCCTAGGTCGTAAACCCATCATCGTTGCTGGTTTGATCATCTATATCATCGGTACTTTGATAGCGTTGTTCGCTCATGAATATGAATGGTTCTTAGCAGGTAGCTTTATCCAAGGTTTGGGTATCGGTTGTGGTGGTGCGATGTCTCGTACATTGACTCGCGACTGCTTTGAAGGTGCAGAGCTGCACCGTGCAAACAGCTTAATCAGCATGTGTGTGATTTTCTCACCATTGATGGCTCCTGTATTGGGTGGTTACCTAACAGAAGCTTTCGGCTGGCGTTCTAGCTACTTGTTCCTTGCGCTGTTTGGTATCGCTGTTGTTATCACCATGATGACGAGCATGATGGAAACACTGCCAAAAGAACGACGTAAACATGAATCGGTTGTAAACAGCTACAAATTCGTTCTGTCTGACAAACGTTTCCAAGGTTTCTTACTAATATTGGTCGCAACCTTTGCTGGCGTAGCCGTCTTTGAAGCAGCGGCAGGCGTACTACTTGGCGGTGTACTTGGCTTACCTGCAACCACAGTAAGCTTGTTGTTCGTCTTACCCATTCCGGGTTACTTAGTGGGTGCTGGCTTATCTAGTTACATCGCACAACGTCGCTCTGAGCGCCGTGCACTGAATGTCGGCCTAGTGTCGATCTTAGTCGGCTCTGCCGTGGTCTTGATACCGGGTCTGTTTGGTCAAACAACAGCACTGACTTTGATTGGCGGTGCAACCATTTACTTCTTGGGCGCTGGTATCCTATTTCCAGCAGCAACAACCGGAGCGCTTTCGCCATTCCCATACCATGCTGGTACAGGCGGCGCGATCTTAGGCGGCATGCAGAACCTAGGTGCTGGCATCGCAACACTATTGGCATCGTTCTTCCCTGCTCAAGACCAGCTGCCACTCGGTTGTTTGATGATTGCAATGTCATTTATCGTGATGCTTGGTTTACGTTGGGTCAATCGTAAACATGACCACTCAAACGAAATGCCATTGGCTATTTAA